A section of the Candidatus Lokiarchaeota archaeon genome encodes:
- a CDS encoding transposase, giving the protein MTMGRSQGTTISVKVPIKYGEMTGRTKQRLRQIVGRDTRAIHAFLGVIEEHEDELLKGKKSTRIHAGELDKLTMTAVKVKEGYEQRLTVPHNMKEQFPRVSANELIECRQTAVQMYESYLELRNKNGRRASRPCKRLSSSRRIPRWVFSQRFTLRQHETSTARWWLDLRDSLDSVPEGRRIHDRLLIPLNVSPFHTNQFSRGEIKALQIFTDRKGKWWVTFAVRVDTPEPPDDDLPEAVLGIDLGIEKAACTTLLTPRRVSKTRYFVQEDKVERIKELDDLVAQLQYERHTRKNNATPHDDLAARLRGLKGKRYRVAKEYDRFMVSQMLDYITELSERYTLYVAIGRLKNIRYTARRGNYKGRRFRGMIHSWAFARITETLKHNLEQLGWPVDGKGARFQVVPESWTSIMCWKCGKKGVRPKQSLFVCHTCGFRTNADRNGSLNIARRLIKLTPYLRDETGLGRWATPPREKRPAPKAVRKTGSSKQKSSLSKQGTSSGP; this is encoded by the coding sequence ATGACGATGGGTCGGTCTCAGGGGACAACAATCAGTGTCAAGGTACCAATCAAGTACGGGGAGATGACAGGCCGCACCAAACAGCGACTGAGGCAGATTGTTGGTCGTGACACACGGGCCATCCATGCCTTCCTCGGTGTTATCGAGGAACACGAAGACGAGTTGTTGAAAGGGAAGAAGAGCACGAGGATCCATGCCGGTGAGCTGGACAAGCTCACCATGACAGCCGTTAAGGTCAAAGAGGGGTACGAGCAGAGGCTGACCGTTCCCCATAACATGAAAGAACAATTTCCTAGAGTGTCAGCAAATGAGCTGATTGAATGCAGACAGACCGCTGTCCAGATGTACGAGAGTTATCTGGAGCTTCGCAACAAGAACGGCCGCAGGGCATCGCGTCCCTGCAAGAGGCTATCTTCGTCTCGGCGTATCCCCCGATGGGTCTTCTCGCAACGGTTCACACTCAGACAGCACGAGACCAGTACTGCACGGTGGTGGCTCGACCTTCGGGACTCCCTCGACTCTGTTCCGGAAGGACGAAGGATTCACGACCGACTACTTATCCCGCTCAATGTCTCGCCGTTCCATACCAACCAATTTTCAAGAGGTGAAATCAAAGCACTACAGATTTTCACGGACAGAAAAGGTAAATGGTGGGTGACCTTTGCGGTCAGAGTTGACACACCGGAACCACCTGATGACGACCTCCCAGAGGCTGTCCTCGGTATCGACCTTGGTATTGAGAAAGCCGCCTGCACGACGCTATTGACCCCACGGAGGGTCAGCAAGACCAGGTACTTTGTACAGGAAGACAAGGTCGAGCGTATCAAGGAGCTTGATGATCTGGTTGCCCAGCTCCAGTACGAGAGGCATACGAGGAAGAACAATGCCACCCCTCACGATGACCTAGCAGCGCGACTCCGAGGACTGAAAGGCAAGCGCTATCGCGTAGCCAAGGAGTATGACCGGTTCATGGTCAGCCAGATGCTCGATTACATCACCGAACTGTCTGAGCGATACACCCTGTACGTGGCTATCGGTCGGCTCAAAAACATTAGGTACACTGCTCGGCGCGGTAACTACAAAGGGCGGAGGTTCCGGGGGATGATACACTCTTGGGCGTTCGCACGGATAACTGAGACCCTCAAGCACAATCTTGAGCAGCTTGGGTGGCCGGTCGATGGCAAAGGCGCACGCTTTCAGGTGGTACCTGAGAGCTGGACCTCGATTATGTGCTGGAAGTGCGGGAAGAAGGGTGTCAGGCCCAAGCAATCGCTGTTTGTCTGTCATACCTGTGGGTTTCGCACCAATGCCGATAGGAACGGCTCGTTGAACATCGCACGTCGTTTGATCAAGCTCACTCCTTATCTA